A genomic segment from Glycine soja cultivar W05 chromosome 18, ASM419377v2, whole genome shotgun sequence encodes:
- the LOC114397743 gene encoding probable 2-oxoglutarate-dependent dioxygenase At5g05600 produces the protein MMSCQAWPEPIVRVQSLADSGLSSIPSRYIRPHSQRPSNTTSFKPSQTEHDHGHGHGQETRDHDHVNIPVIDLEHLFSEDQILREKIFRHVNEACREWGFFQVVNHGVSHELMKSSRELWREFFNQPLEVKEEYANSPTTYEGYGSRLGVQKGATLDWSDYFFLHYRPPSLRNQAKWLAFPQSFRKVIAEYGEEVVKLGGRILKMMSINLGLKEDFLLNAFGGESEVGACLRVNFYPKCPQPDLTFGLSPHSDPGGMTILLSDDFVSGLQVRRGDEWVIVKPVPNAFVINIGDQIQVLSNAIYKSVEHRVIVNSNKDRVSLALFYNPRSDLLIQPAKELVTEERPALYSPMTYDEYRLYIRLNGPCGKAQVESLAFQP, from the exons ATGATGAGTTGCCAAGCATGGCCTGAACCCATAGTTCGAGTCCAATCCTTAGCTGACAGTGGCCTAAGCTCAATCCCTTCACGCTATATTAGGCCACACTCCCAAAGACCCTCCAACACCACTTCTTTTAAACCTTCACAAACCGAACATGATCATGGTCATGGTCACGGGCAAGAGACTCGTGACCATGATCATGTTAACATCCCCGTTATTGACCTGGAACATCTTTTCTCGGAGGATCAAATCCTCCGAGAAAAGATATTCCGACACGTGAACGAGGCGTGTCGGGAGTGGGGGTTCTTCCAGGTGGTGAACCATGGGGTTAGCCATGAGTTGATGAAAAGTTCTAGGGAACTGTGGCGCGAGTTCTTCAACCAGCCACTTGAGGTGAAGGAGGAGTATGCCAACTCCCCCACCACTTATGAGGGCTATGGAAGTCGCTTGGGAGTGCAGAAAGGTGCCACCTTGGACTGGAGTGACTACTTCTTTCTCCATTACAGGCCTCCCTCACTTAGGAACCAAGCTAAGTGGCTTGCATTTCCACAATCCTTTAG GAAAGTGATTGCTGAATATGGGGAGGAAGTGGTTAAGCTAGGAGGAAGGATACTCAAAATGATGTCAATAAACCTTGGCTTGAAAGAAGATTTCCTTCTCAATGCATTTGGGGGAGAGAGTGAGGTTGGTGCATGCCTAAGGGTGAATTTCTACCCAAAGTGCCCTCAACCTGACCTCACTTTTGGACTCTCCCCTCACTCAGACCCTGGTGGCATGACCATTCTTCTCTCTGATGATTTTGTGTCTGGCCTTCAAGTAAGAAGAGGAGATGAATGGGTCATAGTTAAGCCTGTCCCAAATGCATTCGTCATCAACATTGGTGACCAAATTCAG GTGCTGAGCAATGCAATATACAAGAGTGTAGAGCACAGGGTGATTGTGAACTCAAACAAAGATCGTGTGTCCTTGGCATTGTTCTATAACCCGAGAAGTGATTTACTCATTCAACCTGCCAAGGAGCTTGTGACAGAGGAGAGGCCAGCCTTGTACTCACCAATGACCTATGATGAATACAGACTTTACATTAGGCTAAATGGACCTTGTGGAAAGGCCCAAGTTGAATCACTGGCTTTCCAACCATGA